Proteins from a single region of Thunnus maccoyii chromosome 23, fThuMac1.1, whole genome shotgun sequence:
- the usp44 gene encoding ubiquitin carboxyl-terminal hydrolase 44: protein MDRCKHVGRLRLAPDHSILNPQKWHCVDCNTSESIWACLGCAHVACGRYIEEHALQHFQQQHHPLAMEVNELYVFCYLCDDYVLNDNATGDLKLLRSTLSAIQSQRYEVTTRSGRTLRSASAAPDALMPSGARELQLRDEDRMFTALWHRRRALMGRVFRLWFGLTECGKKREEEERKREEEEEQKREARERRRALKRQLQEELENAPLRKSRRLRRKSQRVADAAVITPTSRRPRNKTKSPVPSSLTRRPRTQSPATPTPKKTGRTKKTQPTPKTRSRSSTTKSKPKTSSATPRHAQTPVRHKQSTKQGGSPFKRRPTVTPGVTGLRNLGNTCYMNSILQVLSHLLVFRECFLRLDLTQALELLASAVHGQLTGKTSSQFPLAQRKGFQASSGSGAGLSGGASRGRSMELIQPKEPSSKHISLCHELHTLFQVMWSGKWALVSPFAMLHSVWQLIPAFRGYAQQDAQEFLCELLDKVQHELESTGQYTTTAGVPQTQKRLIKQVLSVVNTIFHGQLLSQVTCLACDHRSNTVEPFWDLSLEFPERYHSNSRESAAQASCHLTEMLAKFTETEALEGNIYACDQCNSARRRTSSKPVILTEAQKQLMVHKLPQVLRLHLKRFRWSGRNHREKIGVHVSFDQLLNMEPYCCREPSPVKASPCSSPSSPGSAGSPRPKHFLYELSAVVMHHGKGFGSGHYTAYCYNTGGGFWVHCNDSKMNVCSVEEVCRAQAYILFYTQRVTQDKDRPL from the exons ATGGACAGGTGTAAGCATGTGGGGCGGCTGCGCCTGGCCCCAGACCACTCCATCCTCAACCCCCAGAAGTGGCACTGCGTGGACTGCAACACCTCAGAGTCTATATGGGCCTGTCTGGGCTGCGCTCATGTGGCGTGCGGACGCTATATCGAGGAACACGCTCTGCAACACTTCCAGCAGCAACACCACCCGTTGGCTATGGAGGTTAATGAACTTTATGTTTTTTGCTACTTATGTGACGACTATGTCCTGAATGACAATGCCACCGGAGACCTCAAGCTGCTTCGTAGTACGCTCAGCGCCATCCAGAGCCAACGCTATGAGGTCACCACCCGCAGCGGGCGCACCCTCCGCTCCGCAAGCGCTGCGCCTGATGCCCTCATGCCATCCGGCGCCCGCGAGCTGCAGCTAAGAGACGAGGACAGGATGTTTACCGCCCTCTGGCACCGCCGCAGGGCGCTTATGGGACGTGTTTTCCGCTTGTGGTTTGGACTGACTGAATGCGGAaagaagagggaagaggaggagagaaagagggaggaggaggaggagcagaaaaGGGAAGCGAGGGAGAGGAGGCGGGCTCTCAAAAGgcagctgcaggaggagctggagaacGCGCCTCTCAGGAAGAGTCGGCGCTTACGTCGGAAGAGCCAGAGAGTTGCGGACGCGGCAGTCATAACACCAACATCTCGCAGGCCACGTAACAAGACAAAAAGCCCCGTGCCCTCGTCCCTCACCCGCAGGCCGAGGACTCAAAGCCCCGCCACTCCCACCCCCAAGAAAACTGGACGCACGAAAAAGACCCAACCAACGCCTAAGACCCGAAGCCGTTCTTCTACCACCAAATCTAAACCCAAAACTTCATCAGCGACCCCCCGCCATGCCCAAACTCCTGTCCGCCACAAGCAGAGTACCAAACAAGGTGGTTCACCCTTCAAACGGCGTCCCACAGTCACTCCTGGAGTGACGGGCTTGAGGAATTTGGGCAACACCTGTTATATGAACTCCATCCTGCAGGTGTTGAGCCACCTGCTTGTCTTCAGGGAGTGCTTCCTGCGCCTGGATCTGACCCAGGCTTTGGAGCTACTGGCATCTGCCGTCCACGGCCAACTGACAGGCAAGACCTCGTCCCAGTTCCCCCTAGCCCAAAGGAAGGGATTCCAAGCCAGCTCGGGCTCTGGGGCCGGGCTGAGCGGCGGGGCCTCACGGGGCCGCAGCATGGAGCTGATACAACCCAAAGAGCCCAGCTCGAAGCACATCTCTCTCTGCCACGAGCTGCACACCTTGTTCCAGGTCATGTGGTCTGGCAAGTGGGCGCTGGTATCGCCTTTTGCTATGCTCCACTCGGTGTGGCAGCTGATCCCGGCTTTCCGGGGCTACGCTCAGCAGGACGCTCAGGAGTTCCTGTGTGAGCTGCTGGACAAGGTGCAGCACGAGCTGGAGAGCACCGGCCAGTACACGACCACCGCAGGAGTCCCGCAGACACAGAAACGACTCATCAAACAGGTGCTCAGTGTGGTCAACACCATCTTTCACGGCCAGCTCCTCAGCCag GTGACGTGTCTGGCCTGCGATCATCGCTCCAACACTGTGGAGCCTTTCTGGGATCTTTCCCTGGAGTTCCCTGAGCGGTATCACAGTAATAGCAGGGAGTCGGCTGCACAGGCTTCGTGCCATTTGACTGAAATGCTGGCCAAGTTCACAGAGACCGAAGCACTGGAGGGAAACATCTATGCCTGTGACCAGTGTAACT CTGCTCGACGGCGGACCTCCTCCAAACCCGTCATCCTGACCGAAGCACAAAAACAGCTGATGGTCCACAAACTGCCTCAGGTGCTGCGGCTTCACCTCAAACGCTTCAG GTGGTCTGGGCGGAACCACCGGGAGAAGATCGGAGTTCACGTCAGCTTCGACCAGCTTCTCAACATGGAGCCCTACTGCTGCAGAGAGCCTTCGCCCGTGAAAGCTTCGCCGTGCTCCAGTCCCAGCAGCCCCGGCTCTGCAGGCTCGCCGCGCCCCAAGCACTTCCTCTACGAACTCTCTGCTGTGGTGATGCATCATGGGAAGGGCTTCGGCTCTGGCCACTACACTGCCTACTGCTACAAcacaggaggag GCTTCTGGGTTCACTGTAATGACTCTAAGATGAATGTGTGTTCTGTGGAGGAGGTGTGCCGTGCCCAGGCCTACATCCTCTTCTACACACAGCGTGTAACTCAGGACAAGGACCGGCCGCTATAG
- the vezt gene encoding vezatin isoform X1, whose translation MTEEFDEDVVFENSPLFQYLHDLGHTDFEACPTASQEEEYGGQEGDLASPDEGPQKTSGGPLWRLAEALWRWSPIHQAAASRKLEQQLDCVFGQYSVRCILDQDVLLQEDVELIELLDPSLLTLGSSPSGSPSRASALPRPSLIARPSLWDMAGLVGMAAVLLGLCSVSEGLWSLAAAPWGLALLGWMGLRGATLWKRGRMQRGVHARATQLQTLVHNSKTLTGLSRKALRLVQETEVISRGFTLLLDRVSAASSFSRAGPGAVPRGQQLIGLRKALYRALRSAFRASRRATCHMLKAFPLNSEIDNVTNYVSAVPLKELGLGLGIEHLGDEQAQELTDDYSLPALKMLFQLWVGQSSECFRRLALLLSPRRIEEQEEVGPKGDNSPPPTPALHRSIAAVTEPLHHALASCLGEVQRSYDFHRHFETQPRTTGSDRTGRAREKCRELNTLHTSIRSLQLHLKAVLSEMIILEDDLEKLMVSKELAELTLEGYKDLSDRLHQLQPHMQASSGCWEDTITQVERMLRRANACPGNAECAEHCGPPVPEIPAPPPSYPLILDRDPVPEELEWEAYVSDSDSDGEGRGSWCDMLTPEERERQRREREESRRVLSELKAVLGFRASEGERMKRKQLLFNDQAAVPPSARSDGSDPAVEPSGAPASVGSAESGDEEGNHLSERAAGNEGEEEEGKDERVGPDPSTEPVTEFSCGLEEEGGEAGGASVCARGGGGASELHQYDGVLEEGEAQNGLDCFLKPKVPAVTVMDRLTEMHGSQALSFSSALAAQVAARSHSLINMEEQTFGDEEDEEEEEEEEEESNRRTPEKD comes from the exons aACTCTCCTCTTTTCCAGTACCTGCACGATCTAGGGCACACAGACTTTGAGGCATGTCCAACGGCATCGCAAGAGGAGGAATATGGAGGACAAGAGGGTGACCTCGCCTCTCCCGACGAAGGTCCACAGAAAACTTCA GGAGGACCTTTATGGAGACTGGCTGAAGCCTTGTGGAGATGGAGCCCCATTCACCAGGCCGCTGCATCTCGTAAGCTGGAGCAGCAACTG GACTGTGTGTTCGGTCAGTACTCGGTGAGGTGCATTCTGGACCAGGATGTGCTGCTGCAGGAGGATGTGGAGCTGATTGAGCTGTTAGACCCCAGCCTGCTCACACTGGGCTCTTCGCCCTCTGGCTCACCCAGCCGAGCCAGCGCCCTGCCCAGACCGAGCCTCATCGCCAGACCCTCGCTATG GGACATGGCGGGGCTGGTCGGCATGGCTGCGGTGCTGCTGGGTCTGTGCTCTGTGTCTGAGGGACTGTGGTCGCTGGCCGCAGCCCCGTGGGGCCTCGCCCTGCTGGGCTGGATGGGGCTGAGGGGGGCCACGCTGTGGAAACGGGGCCGCATGCAGAGAGGCGTCCACGCCAGAGCCACGCAGCTCCAGACTCTGGTCCACAACAGCAAGACTCTGACCGGCTTGTCTCGCAAAGCCCTTCGCCTGGTGCAGGAGACCGAGGTCATCTCCCGAGGGTTCACCCT TTTGCTCGACAGGGTGAGTGCGGCCAGCTCCTTTAGCAGGGCGGGGCCGGGGGCGGTGCCACGCGGCCAGCAGCTGATCGGACTGAGGAAGGCCCTGTACCGGGCGCTCCGCTCTGCCTTCAGAGCCTCGCGAAGAGCCACCTGTCACATGCTCAAGGC GTTCCCTCTGAATTCTGAGATTGATAACGTGACCAACTATGTGTCTGCGGTGCCTCTTAAGGAGCTGGGCCTCGGCCTGGGAATCGAGCACCTGGGTGACGAACAGGCCCAGGAGCTTACAGACGACTACAGCCTGCCTGCCCTGAAG ATGCTGTTCCAGCTATGGGTGGGACAAAGCTCTGAATGTTTCCGTCGACTTGCTCTCCTCCTGTCACCGCGGCGAATAGAGGAGCAAGAAGAGGTCGGTCCAAAAGGAGACAACTCCCCTCCTCCTACGCCAGCGTTACACCGGTCCATCGCCGCGGTGACCGAGCCCCTCCATCACGCTCTGGCCAGCTGTCTCGGGGAAGTGCAGCGCAGCTACGACTTCCACCGCCACTTCGAGACCCAGCCGAGGACGACGGGCTCCGACAGGACCGGGCGAGCCAGGGAGAAATGCCGAGAGCTCAACACCCTGCACACCTCCATCCGAAGCCTCCAGCTGCACCTCAAGGCTGTGCTCAGCga GATGATCATTCTGGAGGACGACCTGGAGAAGTTGATGGTGTCCAAAGAACTGGCGGAGTTGACACTGGAGGGTTACAAGGATCTCAGCGACCGGCTGCACCAGCTGCAACCGCACATGCAAGCCAGCTCCGGCTGCTGGGAGGACACCATCACCCAGGTGGAGCGCATGCTGAGACGGGCCAACGCCTGTCCGG GTAATGCTGAGTGCGCGGAGCATTGTGGTCCTCCTGTACCTGAGATCcccgctcctcctccttcctACCCCTTGATCCTGGACAGAGACCCGGTACCGGAGGAGCTG GAGTGGGAGGCCTACGTGTCGGACTCGGACTCGGACGGTGAAGGCAGGGGTTCTTGGTGCGACATGTTGACACCGGAGGAACGGGAACGCCAGcgcagggagagggaggagtcTCGTCGCGTCCTGTCAGAGCTCAAAGCTGTGCTGGGCTTCCGTGCGTCCGAGGGcgagaggatgaagaggaagcaGCTGCTCTTCAACGACCAAG CTGCTGTGCCGCCTTCAGCTCGCAGTGACGGTTCAGATCCTGCCGTGGAGCCTTCAGGCGCTCCGGCCTCTGTGGGCTCAGCAGAAAGTGGAGACGAAGAAGGAAACCACCTATCAGAGCGCGCTGCAGGAAAcgaaggggaggaagaggaaggaaaagacgAGAGGGTGGGGCCTGACCCCTCCACAGAGCCGGTGACGGAGTTCAGCTGCGgtttggaggaggagggaggggaggcgGGAGGAGCTTCGGTCTGCGcgagaggaggaggcggagcgTCCGAGCTGCACCAATACGACGGCGTCCTGGAGGAAGGGGAGGCGCAGAACGGTCTGGACTGCTTCCTGAAGCCGAAAGTCCCCGCTGTCACTGTGATGGACAGACTGACGGAGATGCACGGCTCGCAGGCTCTCAGCTTCAGCTCCGCCCTCGCCGCACAGGTGGCGGCGCGCTCGCACTCGCTCATCAACATGGAGGAGCAGACGTTCGGAGAcgaggaggatgaagaagaagaagaagaagaagaagaggaaagcaACAGACGAACCCCTGAGAAGGACTGA
- the vezt gene encoding vezatin isoform X3 — MQNSPLFQYLHDLGHTDFEACPTASQEEEYGGQEGDLASPDEGPQKTSGGPLWRLAEALWRWSPIHQAAASRKLEQQLDCVFGQYSVRCILDQDVLLQEDVELIELLDPSLLTLGSSPSGSPSRASALPRPSLIARPSLWDMAGLVGMAAVLLGLCSVSEGLWSLAAAPWGLALLGWMGLRGATLWKRGRMQRGVHARATQLQTLVHNSKTLTGLSRKALRLVQETEVISRGFTLLLDRVSAASSFSRAGPGAVPRGQQLIGLRKALYRALRSAFRASRRATCHMLKAFPLNSEIDNVTNYVSAVPLKELGLGLGIEHLGDEQAQELTDDYSLPALKMLFQLWVGQSSECFRRLALLLSPRRIEEQEEVGPKGDNSPPPTPALHRSIAAVTEPLHHALASCLGEVQRSYDFHRHFETQPRTTGSDRTGRAREKCRELNTLHTSIRSLQLHLKAVLSEMIILEDDLEKLMVSKELAELTLEGYKDLSDRLHQLQPHMQASSGCWEDTITQVERMLRRANACPGNAECAEHCGPPVPEIPAPPPSYPLILDRDPVPEELEWEAYVSDSDSDGEGRGSWCDMLTPEERERQRREREESRRVLSELKAVLGFRASEGERMKRKQLLFNDQAAVPPSARSDGSDPAVEPSGAPASVGSAESGDEEGNHLSERAAGNEGEEEEGKDERVGPDPSTEPVTEFSCGLEEEGGEAGGASVCARGGGGASELHQYDGVLEEGEAQNGLDCFLKPKVPAVTVMDRLTEMHGSQALSFSSALAAQVAARSHSLINMEEQTFGDEEDEEEEEEEEEESNRRTPEKD, encoded by the exons aACTCTCCTCTTTTCCAGTACCTGCACGATCTAGGGCACACAGACTTTGAGGCATGTCCAACGGCATCGCAAGAGGAGGAATATGGAGGACAAGAGGGTGACCTCGCCTCTCCCGACGAAGGTCCACAGAAAACTTCA GGAGGACCTTTATGGAGACTGGCTGAAGCCTTGTGGAGATGGAGCCCCATTCACCAGGCCGCTGCATCTCGTAAGCTGGAGCAGCAACTG GACTGTGTGTTCGGTCAGTACTCGGTGAGGTGCATTCTGGACCAGGATGTGCTGCTGCAGGAGGATGTGGAGCTGATTGAGCTGTTAGACCCCAGCCTGCTCACACTGGGCTCTTCGCCCTCTGGCTCACCCAGCCGAGCCAGCGCCCTGCCCAGACCGAGCCTCATCGCCAGACCCTCGCTATG GGACATGGCGGGGCTGGTCGGCATGGCTGCGGTGCTGCTGGGTCTGTGCTCTGTGTCTGAGGGACTGTGGTCGCTGGCCGCAGCCCCGTGGGGCCTCGCCCTGCTGGGCTGGATGGGGCTGAGGGGGGCCACGCTGTGGAAACGGGGCCGCATGCAGAGAGGCGTCCACGCCAGAGCCACGCAGCTCCAGACTCTGGTCCACAACAGCAAGACTCTGACCGGCTTGTCTCGCAAAGCCCTTCGCCTGGTGCAGGAGACCGAGGTCATCTCCCGAGGGTTCACCCT TTTGCTCGACAGGGTGAGTGCGGCCAGCTCCTTTAGCAGGGCGGGGCCGGGGGCGGTGCCACGCGGCCAGCAGCTGATCGGACTGAGGAAGGCCCTGTACCGGGCGCTCCGCTCTGCCTTCAGAGCCTCGCGAAGAGCCACCTGTCACATGCTCAAGGC GTTCCCTCTGAATTCTGAGATTGATAACGTGACCAACTATGTGTCTGCGGTGCCTCTTAAGGAGCTGGGCCTCGGCCTGGGAATCGAGCACCTGGGTGACGAACAGGCCCAGGAGCTTACAGACGACTACAGCCTGCCTGCCCTGAAG ATGCTGTTCCAGCTATGGGTGGGACAAAGCTCTGAATGTTTCCGTCGACTTGCTCTCCTCCTGTCACCGCGGCGAATAGAGGAGCAAGAAGAGGTCGGTCCAAAAGGAGACAACTCCCCTCCTCCTACGCCAGCGTTACACCGGTCCATCGCCGCGGTGACCGAGCCCCTCCATCACGCTCTGGCCAGCTGTCTCGGGGAAGTGCAGCGCAGCTACGACTTCCACCGCCACTTCGAGACCCAGCCGAGGACGACGGGCTCCGACAGGACCGGGCGAGCCAGGGAGAAATGCCGAGAGCTCAACACCCTGCACACCTCCATCCGAAGCCTCCAGCTGCACCTCAAGGCTGTGCTCAGCga GATGATCATTCTGGAGGACGACCTGGAGAAGTTGATGGTGTCCAAAGAACTGGCGGAGTTGACACTGGAGGGTTACAAGGATCTCAGCGACCGGCTGCACCAGCTGCAACCGCACATGCAAGCCAGCTCCGGCTGCTGGGAGGACACCATCACCCAGGTGGAGCGCATGCTGAGACGGGCCAACGCCTGTCCGG GTAATGCTGAGTGCGCGGAGCATTGTGGTCCTCCTGTACCTGAGATCcccgctcctcctccttcctACCCCTTGATCCTGGACAGAGACCCGGTACCGGAGGAGCTG GAGTGGGAGGCCTACGTGTCGGACTCGGACTCGGACGGTGAAGGCAGGGGTTCTTGGTGCGACATGTTGACACCGGAGGAACGGGAACGCCAGcgcagggagagggaggagtcTCGTCGCGTCCTGTCAGAGCTCAAAGCTGTGCTGGGCTTCCGTGCGTCCGAGGGcgagaggatgaagaggaagcaGCTGCTCTTCAACGACCAAG CTGCTGTGCCGCCTTCAGCTCGCAGTGACGGTTCAGATCCTGCCGTGGAGCCTTCAGGCGCTCCGGCCTCTGTGGGCTCAGCAGAAAGTGGAGACGAAGAAGGAAACCACCTATCAGAGCGCGCTGCAGGAAAcgaaggggaggaagaggaaggaaaagacgAGAGGGTGGGGCCTGACCCCTCCACAGAGCCGGTGACGGAGTTCAGCTGCGgtttggaggaggagggaggggaggcgGGAGGAGCTTCGGTCTGCGcgagaggaggaggcggagcgTCCGAGCTGCACCAATACGACGGCGTCCTGGAGGAAGGGGAGGCGCAGAACGGTCTGGACTGCTTCCTGAAGCCGAAAGTCCCCGCTGTCACTGTGATGGACAGACTGACGGAGATGCACGGCTCGCAGGCTCTCAGCTTCAGCTCCGCCCTCGCCGCACAGGTGGCGGCGCGCTCGCACTCGCTCATCAACATGGAGGAGCAGACGTTCGGAGAcgaggaggatgaagaagaagaagaagaagaagaagaggaaagcaACAGACGAACCCCTGAGAAGGACTGA
- the LOC121891145 gene encoding methionine aminopeptidase 2-like — translation MADVAAEQKLVPDRELNGEAEDREENREEAEPVEETAKKKKKKKKKNKSATTGTEAETDGVAVVTKQLEKQAIEDKEKEEDGEEDGDDGENTAGKKKKKKKKKKGPKTQTDPPSVPICDLYPTGVFPIGQECEYPTSQDGRSAAWRTTNDEKRVLDKANEEVWNDFRQAAEAHRQVRQHVRSFLKPGMTMIEICERLEDCSRKLIKENGLNAGLAFPTGCSLNHCAAHYTPNAGDPTVLQYDDVCKIDFGTHINGRIIDCAFTVTFNPKYDKLLEAVKDATNTGIKNAGIDVRLCDVGEAIQEVMESYEVELDGKTYQVKPIRNLNGHSIGQYRIHAGKTVPIVKGGEATRMEEGEVYAIETFGSTGKGVVHDDMECSHYMKNFDVGHVPIRLPRAKHLLNVVNENFGTLAFCRRWLDRLGESKYLMALKNLCDLGIVDPYPPLCDTKGCYTAQFEHTILLRPTCKEVVSRGDDY, via the exons ATGGCGGACGTGGCTGCGGAGCAGAAGCTCGTCCCAGACCGGGAGCTGAACGGGGAGGCGGAGGACCGGGAGGAGAACCGGGAGGAGGCCGAGCCGGTGGAGGAGACcgcaaagaagaagaaaaagaagaagaagaagaataagtCTGCCACGACAG GCACCGAGGCGGAGACGGACGGAGTCGCCGTCGTGACCAAACAGCTGGAGAAGCAGGCGATAGAGgacaaagagaaggaggaggacgGCGAGGAAG ATGGAGATGACGGAGAAAACACTGcagggaaaaagaagaagaagaaaaagaagaagaaaggac CCAAAACTCAGACTGATCCCCCATCTGTGCCCATCTGCGATTTATATCCAACTGGAGTTTTCCCCATCGGACAGGAGTGTGAATATCCCACCTCACAGGACGG TCGCAGCGCGGCGTGGCGTACGACCAACGACGAGAAGCGGGTGCTGGATAAAGCCAACGAGGAAGTGTGGAACGACTTCAGACAGGCAGCCGAGGCCCACAGACAGGTCCGCCAGCATGTCCGCAGCTTCCTGAAACCCGGCATGACCATGATCGAAATCTG CGAGCGGTTGGAGGATTGTTCCAGGAAGCTGATAAAGGAGAACGGGCTGAACGCCGGCTTGGCGTTCCCCACCGGCTGCTCTCTGAACCACTGCGCTGCCCACTACACTCCCAACGCCGGAGACCCCACTGTCCTGCAGTACGACGACGTCTGCAAGATCGACTTCGGCACGCACATCAACG GGCGAATCATTGACTGTGCCTTCACTGTCACATTTAACCCAAAGTATGACAAGCTGCTGGAGGCTGTGAAAGACGCCACCAATACTGGAATCAAA AACGCTGGTATTGACGTGCGTCTGTGTGATGTTGGAGAGGCGATTCAGGAAGTGATGGAGTCTTACGAGGTCGAGCTTGACGGCAAAACCTACCAAG TGAAACCAATCCGAAACCTGAACGGTCATTCAATCGGCCAGTACAGGATACACGCTGGTAAGACTGTGCCCATCGTTAAAGGAGGAGAAGCAACGAGAATGGAG GAGGGAGAAGTTTACGCCATCGAGACGTTCGGCAGCACAGGGAAAGGTGTGGTCCACGACGACATGGAGTGCTCTCACTACATGAAAAACTTCGACGTCGGCCACGTCCCCATCAG GCTGCCCAGAGCGAAGCACCTGCTGAACGTGGTCAACGAGAACTTCGGCACGTTGGCGTTCTGCCGGCGCTGGCTGGACCGCCTTGGCGAGAGCAAGTACCTGATGGCCCTGAAGAACCTGTGTGACCTGGGTATCGTGGACCCTTACCCTCCCCTCTGCGACACCAAGGGCTGCTACACCGCTCAGTTCGAGCACACCATCCTGCTCAGGCCCACCTGCAAGGAGGTGGTGAGCCGGGGAGACGACTACTga
- the vezt gene encoding vezatin isoform X2, which translates to MTEEFDEDVVFENSPLFQYLHDLGHTDFEACPTASQEEEYGGQEGDLASPDEGPQKTSGGPLWRLAEALWRWSPIHQAAASRKLEQQLDCVFGQYSVRCILDQDVLLQEDVELIELLDPSLLTLGSSPSGSPSRASALPRPSLIARPSLWDMAGLVGMAAVLLGLCSVSEGLWSLAAAPWGLALLGWMGLRGATLWKRGRMQRGVHARATQLQTLVHNSKTLTGLSRKALRLVQETEVISRGFTLVSAASSFSRAGPGAVPRGQQLIGLRKALYRALRSAFRASRRATCHMLKAFPLNSEIDNVTNYVSAVPLKELGLGLGIEHLGDEQAQELTDDYSLPALKMLFQLWVGQSSECFRRLALLLSPRRIEEQEEVGPKGDNSPPPTPALHRSIAAVTEPLHHALASCLGEVQRSYDFHRHFETQPRTTGSDRTGRAREKCRELNTLHTSIRSLQLHLKAVLSEMIILEDDLEKLMVSKELAELTLEGYKDLSDRLHQLQPHMQASSGCWEDTITQVERMLRRANACPGNAECAEHCGPPVPEIPAPPPSYPLILDRDPVPEELEWEAYVSDSDSDGEGRGSWCDMLTPEERERQRREREESRRVLSELKAVLGFRASEGERMKRKQLLFNDQAAVPPSARSDGSDPAVEPSGAPASVGSAESGDEEGNHLSERAAGNEGEEEEGKDERVGPDPSTEPVTEFSCGLEEEGGEAGGASVCARGGGGASELHQYDGVLEEGEAQNGLDCFLKPKVPAVTVMDRLTEMHGSQALSFSSALAAQVAARSHSLINMEEQTFGDEEDEEEEEEEEEESNRRTPEKD; encoded by the exons aACTCTCCTCTTTTCCAGTACCTGCACGATCTAGGGCACACAGACTTTGAGGCATGTCCAACGGCATCGCAAGAGGAGGAATATGGAGGACAAGAGGGTGACCTCGCCTCTCCCGACGAAGGTCCACAGAAAACTTCA GGAGGACCTTTATGGAGACTGGCTGAAGCCTTGTGGAGATGGAGCCCCATTCACCAGGCCGCTGCATCTCGTAAGCTGGAGCAGCAACTG GACTGTGTGTTCGGTCAGTACTCGGTGAGGTGCATTCTGGACCAGGATGTGCTGCTGCAGGAGGATGTGGAGCTGATTGAGCTGTTAGACCCCAGCCTGCTCACACTGGGCTCTTCGCCCTCTGGCTCACCCAGCCGAGCCAGCGCCCTGCCCAGACCGAGCCTCATCGCCAGACCCTCGCTATG GGACATGGCGGGGCTGGTCGGCATGGCTGCGGTGCTGCTGGGTCTGTGCTCTGTGTCTGAGGGACTGTGGTCGCTGGCCGCAGCCCCGTGGGGCCTCGCCCTGCTGGGCTGGATGGGGCTGAGGGGGGCCACGCTGTGGAAACGGGGCCGCATGCAGAGAGGCGTCCACGCCAGAGCCACGCAGCTCCAGACTCTGGTCCACAACAGCAAGACTCTGACCGGCTTGTCTCGCAAAGCCCTTCGCCTGGTGCAGGAGACCGAGGTCATCTCCCGAGGGTTCACCCT GGTGAGTGCGGCCAGCTCCTTTAGCAGGGCGGGGCCGGGGGCGGTGCCACGCGGCCAGCAGCTGATCGGACTGAGGAAGGCCCTGTACCGGGCGCTCCGCTCTGCCTTCAGAGCCTCGCGAAGAGCCACCTGTCACATGCTCAAGGC GTTCCCTCTGAATTCTGAGATTGATAACGTGACCAACTATGTGTCTGCGGTGCCTCTTAAGGAGCTGGGCCTCGGCCTGGGAATCGAGCACCTGGGTGACGAACAGGCCCAGGAGCTTACAGACGACTACAGCCTGCCTGCCCTGAAG ATGCTGTTCCAGCTATGGGTGGGACAAAGCTCTGAATGTTTCCGTCGACTTGCTCTCCTCCTGTCACCGCGGCGAATAGAGGAGCAAGAAGAGGTCGGTCCAAAAGGAGACAACTCCCCTCCTCCTACGCCAGCGTTACACCGGTCCATCGCCGCGGTGACCGAGCCCCTCCATCACGCTCTGGCCAGCTGTCTCGGGGAAGTGCAGCGCAGCTACGACTTCCACCGCCACTTCGAGACCCAGCCGAGGACGACGGGCTCCGACAGGACCGGGCGAGCCAGGGAGAAATGCCGAGAGCTCAACACCCTGCACACCTCCATCCGAAGCCTCCAGCTGCACCTCAAGGCTGTGCTCAGCga GATGATCATTCTGGAGGACGACCTGGAGAAGTTGATGGTGTCCAAAGAACTGGCGGAGTTGACACTGGAGGGTTACAAGGATCTCAGCGACCGGCTGCACCAGCTGCAACCGCACATGCAAGCCAGCTCCGGCTGCTGGGAGGACACCATCACCCAGGTGGAGCGCATGCTGAGACGGGCCAACGCCTGTCCGG GTAATGCTGAGTGCGCGGAGCATTGTGGTCCTCCTGTACCTGAGATCcccgctcctcctccttcctACCCCTTGATCCTGGACAGAGACCCGGTACCGGAGGAGCTG GAGTGGGAGGCCTACGTGTCGGACTCGGACTCGGACGGTGAAGGCAGGGGTTCTTGGTGCGACATGTTGACACCGGAGGAACGGGAACGCCAGcgcagggagagggaggagtcTCGTCGCGTCCTGTCAGAGCTCAAAGCTGTGCTGGGCTTCCGTGCGTCCGAGGGcgagaggatgaagaggaagcaGCTGCTCTTCAACGACCAAG CTGCTGTGCCGCCTTCAGCTCGCAGTGACGGTTCAGATCCTGCCGTGGAGCCTTCAGGCGCTCCGGCCTCTGTGGGCTCAGCAGAAAGTGGAGACGAAGAAGGAAACCACCTATCAGAGCGCGCTGCAGGAAAcgaaggggaggaagaggaaggaaaagacgAGAGGGTGGGGCCTGACCCCTCCACAGAGCCGGTGACGGAGTTCAGCTGCGgtttggaggaggagggaggggaggcgGGAGGAGCTTCGGTCTGCGcgagaggaggaggcggagcgTCCGAGCTGCACCAATACGACGGCGTCCTGGAGGAAGGGGAGGCGCAGAACGGTCTGGACTGCTTCCTGAAGCCGAAAGTCCCCGCTGTCACTGTGATGGACAGACTGACGGAGATGCACGGCTCGCAGGCTCTCAGCTTCAGCTCCGCCCTCGCCGCACAGGTGGCGGCGCGCTCGCACTCGCTCATCAACATGGAGGAGCAGACGTTCGGAGAcgaggaggatgaagaagaagaagaagaagaagaagaggaaagcaACAGACGAACCCCTGAGAAGGACTGA